The following proteins come from a genomic window of Myroides odoratus DSM 2801:
- a CDS encoding helix-turn-helix domain-containing protein produces the protein MLLKKFWTFFFITFSGYFSNTVSAQNNADYKDWSLQELLFTINNSVLTPKEKEIVTEYYLQKAKSEQSPNDVIKGYLKKIFLIKSYELQLKYADSLLNYTLQLNDIQAIGTAYNTKSHVEFVNKDYKKALEYGLQAEDYLKKTDDKYTLNKVKYAIGSIYYHLDDLDKSAKLTKESMSYYRGQLNDSSNAYNNLRGYISNIYALSKTSFRQEKNDTIRILLQEGYEATTRLIKKDKVLEIAYFDFINGMYNHRLHHFETSDSLLTKALNPIVDNDDYANEHLIYLYFGKNMWDRGKKEKALPYFQKIETLYKETNFANTELSEAFNYLITYYQEKKDLEKELYYTKLLMGLSAELHKNNSQLSSYIHTHLDTKKLEASKQKLEYELSKSQSQIKGLYGLVTVLILVVFLGLVYYQRKQQKLQQQYKQLIHESPKEAIQLSQRLLQEQQPDTVSVVDLTESQQPLNTTQVLIKKLEDFERKKGYLQKITQDELARQFGTNRNTLSKFFNEEKNINFSDYLKRLRIQHAVRELTYNPKLHLLNLTGLADEFGFGSSKSFSNSFKEITKISVTDFIKMRQQDEDFKEMDNNNTISQKLK, from the coding sequence ATGTTACTAAAAAAATTCTGGACTTTCTTTTTTATAACCTTTAGTGGATATTTTTCTAACACTGTATCTGCTCAAAATAATGCTGATTATAAAGATTGGTCTTTGCAAGAATTACTTTTTACGATTAACAACAGTGTACTCACACCTAAAGAAAAGGAAATTGTTACTGAATATTATCTTCAAAAAGCAAAATCGGAACAAAGTCCCAATGACGTTATTAAAGGTTATTTGAAAAAAATATTTTTAATTAAAAGTTATGAACTACAGCTAAAATATGCTGATAGTTTACTTAACTATACCTTGCAACTAAACGACATTCAAGCTATAGGTACTGCCTATAACACGAAAAGCCACGTAGAGTTTGTAAACAAAGACTACAAAAAGGCACTCGAATATGGGCTACAAGCAGAGGATTATTTAAAGAAAACAGACGACAAATACACCCTTAATAAAGTAAAGTATGCTATTGGCTCCATTTACTATCACTTGGATGACTTGGACAAATCGGCAAAGCTTACGAAAGAATCTATGTCATATTATCGTGGTCAATTAAATGACAGCAGCAACGCCTACAATAATTTACGTGGATACATCAGCAACATTTATGCCTTGAGTAAAACAAGTTTTCGCCAAGAAAAAAATGACACGATTCGAATTTTACTTCAAGAGGGGTATGAGGCAACAACTAGACTGATTAAGAAAGATAAAGTACTTGAAATAGCTTATTTTGATTTCATCAACGGAATGTATAATCATCGATTACATCATTTTGAAACCTCTGATTCGCTATTAACCAAAGCATTAAATCCAATTGTAGATAATGATGATTATGCTAATGAGCATTTAATCTACCTCTATTTTGGTAAAAATATGTGGGATAGGGGCAAAAAAGAAAAAGCACTGCCCTATTTTCAAAAGATAGAAACGCTGTATAAAGAAACCAATTTTGCTAATACCGAATTAAGTGAAGCCTTTAACTACTTAATCACCTATTACCAAGAGAAAAAAGACCTAGAAAAAGAGTTGTACTATACCAAACTTTTGATGGGATTATCCGCTGAATTACACAAAAACAACAGCCAACTCAGTTCCTATATCCATACACACTTAGATACGAAGAAATTAGAAGCGTCTAAACAAAAGCTGGAATATGAACTATCTAAAAGCCAATCTCAAATTAAAGGATTGTATGGACTTGTAACAGTTTTAATTTTGGTTGTGTTTCTCGGATTGGTTTACTACCAGAGAAAGCAACAAAAACTACAACAACAATACAAGCAGTTGATTCATGAATCACCCAAAGAGGCTATACAACTGTCACAGCGGTTACTACAGGAACAACAGCCCGATACCGTGTCCGTTGTTGACTTAACTGAATCTCAACAGCCATTAAACACAACTCAGGTACTCATCAAAAAATTAGAGGACTTTGAACGCAAAAAAGGATATTTACAGAAAATTACCCAAGATGAATTGGCTCGTCAATTTGGAACGAACCGCAATACCTTGTCCAAATTCTTTAATGAGGAAAAGAATATCAATTTTTCAGATTACCTTAAACGCCTTCGCATTCAACATGCGGTACGCGAATTGACGTACAACCCCAAACTTCACCTACTCAACCTGACGGGGTTGGCTGATGAATTTGGTTTTGGTAGTTCTAAGAGTTTCTCTAATTCTTTTAAAGAGATTACAAAAATATCAGTGACTGATTTTATTAAAATGCGTCAACAAGACGAAGATTTCAAAGAGATGGATAACAATAATACTATTTCACAAAAACTAAAGTAA
- the uvrC gene encoding excinuclease ABC subunit UvrC yields MQVKEELALQIQTLPDQPGVYQYFDKEGKILYVGKAKNLKKRVSSYFNKIHDNAKTNVLVKKIVKIKHIVVPTETDALLLENNLIKQLQPRYNVLLKDDKSYPWICIKKEPFPRVFVTRRMVKDGSEYYGPYTSIKTVNTLMELIKELYAIRTCSYDLSLQNIRSEKFKVCLEYHIGNCGGPCEAYETSIQYDKKITEIRDILKGNFKESLKGFKAYMLELATAMRFEEAQQIKEKIELLENYQAKSTIVNPKIGNVDVFSIISDETNAYVNFLQVSYGAIIRSHNLELKKKLEETDEELLALAIIEIRSRFELLTKEILVPFDLDLGEQMKVTVPKMGDKKALLDLSERNAKFYRMDQLKQIKIVDPDRHVKRIMQQMMKDLRLPKEPRHIECFDNSNIQGTNPVAACVVFKDGKPSKKDYRHFNVKTVEGPNDFASMEEIVFRRYKRLLEEKEALPDLIVIDGGKGQLGVALKSLENLGLRGKIPIISLAERLEEIFYPGDSYPLYLDKRSETMKVIIHLRDEAHRFGLTFHRNQRSKNAITSRLDEVPGIGEKTKTKLMNHFKSVKRIKEASMEEIESVIGKAKTKVLLEHLN; encoded by the coding sequence ATGCAAGTAAAAGAAGAGTTAGCGTTACAAATACAAACCTTACCAGATCAACCTGGTGTATATCAGTATTTTGATAAAGAAGGTAAGATTCTTTATGTTGGTAAGGCGAAGAACTTGAAAAAAAGGGTGAGCTCTTACTTTAATAAAATTCACGATAATGCAAAGACCAATGTATTAGTCAAAAAGATTGTGAAGATTAAACATATTGTTGTGCCAACGGAAACAGATGCGTTGCTGTTGGAAAACAATTTAATCAAACAATTGCAGCCTCGTTATAATGTCCTATTAAAGGATGATAAGTCCTATCCGTGGATTTGTATTAAAAAAGAACCTTTCCCTCGAGTGTTTGTTACGCGTCGTATGGTGAAAGATGGTTCAGAATACTATGGACCCTATACAAGTATCAAAACAGTGAATACGCTCATGGAGCTGATCAAAGAACTTTACGCTATTCGAACTTGTAGTTATGATTTATCCTTGCAGAATATCCGAAGTGAAAAGTTTAAAGTTTGTTTAGAATATCACATCGGCAATTGTGGAGGACCTTGTGAAGCCTATGAAACGAGTATACAATACGATAAGAAAATTACCGAGATACGCGATATCCTAAAAGGGAATTTCAAAGAAAGTCTGAAGGGGTTTAAAGCGTATATGTTGGAATTGGCCACAGCGATGCGTTTTGAAGAAGCCCAACAAATCAAAGAAAAAATAGAATTGCTTGAGAATTACCAGGCGAAATCAACCATTGTCAACCCAAAAATTGGCAATGTGGATGTCTTCTCTATTATCTCTGATGAAACCAATGCCTATGTTAACTTTTTACAAGTATCATATGGGGCCATTATTCGCTCGCATAACTTAGAGCTAAAGAAGAAGCTAGAAGAAACAGATGAAGAATTATTGGCCTTAGCTATTATAGAGATCCGCAGTAGATTTGAATTGCTAACCAAAGAAATTCTCGTTCCTTTCGATTTAGATCTAGGCGAGCAGATGAAAGTGACGGTACCTAAAATGGGAGATAAAAAAGCGCTGTTGGATTTATCGGAACGCAATGCTAAATTTTATCGCATGGATCAATTAAAACAAATTAAAATTGTGGATCCAGATCGACACGTAAAGCGCATCATGCAACAGATGATGAAAGATTTGCGCTTGCCAAAAGAACCACGCCATATAGAGTGTTTTGATAACTCCAATATTCAAGGAACTAATCCAGTGGCTGCTTGTGTCGTCTTTAAAGATGGTAAACCAAGTAAAAAAGACTACCGTCATTTTAATGTTAAGACCGTTGAAGGACCCAATGATTTTGCTTCGATGGAAGAAATTGTCTTCCGAAGATATAAACGTTTACTCGAAGAAAAAGAAGCACTTCCTGATCTTATCGTTATCGATGGAGGAAAAGGACAATTGGGCGTTGCCTTAAAGAGTTTGGAAAATTTAGGGCTAAGAGGAAAAATTCCCATTATCAGTTTGGCTGAACGCTTAGAAGAAATTTTTTACCCAGGGGATAGTTATCCGCTTTATTTGGATAAACGATCGGAAACGATGAAAGTAATCATTCACCTTCGAGATGAGGCCCATCGCTTTGGATTGACGTTTCACCGCAATCAACGCAGTAAAAATGCGATTACAAGTCGATTAGACGAGGTCCCTGGTATTGGAGAAAAAACTAAAACGAAGTTGATGAATCACTTTAAATCAGTGAAGCGAATCAAAGAAGCTTCTATGGAAGAGATAGAAAGTGTAATCGGAAAAGCAAAAACTAAAGTTTTATTGGAACATTTAAACTAA
- a CDS encoding patatin-like phospholipase family protein, giving the protein MRRIIALLAIVLAAGTSFAQEEDRPKVGVVLSGGGAKGLAHIGVLKVLEEQGVQVDYITGTSMGAIVGGLYASGYTASELDSIFSSIDATALIRDYIPRISKSFYEKKNDEIYALTLPFDKFKIGLPKAFSRGMYNYNLMNRLLAHVRHVRDFNDLNIPFLCVATNIETGKPVLIDSGYLPQAILASGAFPSLFAPVLIDDKHLIDGGIVNNYPIEELKALGADIVIGVDVQDGLKDIDAISGAADVLLQISNYSTINQMKNKIGETDIYIKPDISGYTVVSFEDGKAIIQRGVAAAETKLDEIKKIGGKKDVLQKQFVPKYTDKIYVNSIDINGLTRYTQRYVHGKLGFKPNSMVTFDELEKGIDQLNGTDNFSSISYRFDANGEGDELVLDLVENPTKRYLKLGVHYDGLYKSAALLNITQKNLLMKSDVASLDVAVGDNVRYNFNYFVDNGFYWSVGINSKYNQFSHDLRFKMLLKNDHFELPSDIDLASLPAKFNVDYKDLENRLVFQTFYQQKFLLAAGLEHRYFDIKSNTLNVKESNFDRSTYLGAFANFTFDTYDNKYFPRKGFMFKGEYKNYFYSSDYLDNFQNFSMVTGQVGYATRLADKLFVDLRSRVGATIGNTPSMGFMYFLGGYGFADRDNLIPFYGYDLLSIAGNSYITGSLNLDYEIFKKHHINFSANLANVGEDIFSGSEWLFKSKYSGYAIGYGMQTMIGPIEVKYSYSPDTGGSYTYFSVGFWF; this is encoded by the coding sequence ATGCGCAGAATTATAGCATTATTAGCAATAGTATTAGCGGCAGGTACGAGTTTTGCCCAAGAAGAGGATCGCCCTAAAGTAGGAGTGGTACTGAGTGGTGGTGGTGCAAAAGGTCTTGCACATATCGGCGTATTGAAAGTGTTGGAGGAGCAAGGAGTGCAAGTAGACTATATTACAGGAACTAGTATGGGAGCTATTGTAGGGGGATTATATGCCTCTGGATATACAGCTTCAGAATTGGATTCTATCTTTAGCAGTATTGATGCTACAGCGCTAATTAGAGACTATATTCCTCGTATTTCTAAATCGTTTTACGAAAAGAAAAACGATGAAATCTACGCCTTAACGTTACCCTTTGATAAGTTTAAGATTGGATTGCCAAAAGCTTTTTCGCGAGGCATGTACAACTACAACTTGATGAATCGATTATTAGCGCATGTTCGACATGTGCGTGATTTTAATGATCTTAATATTCCCTTTTTATGTGTTGCAACGAATATCGAAACAGGTAAACCTGTTTTGATTGATTCGGGATATTTACCGCAAGCCATCTTGGCGAGTGGGGCTTTTCCCTCTTTATTTGCCCCTGTATTAATTGATGATAAACACTTAATCGATGGGGGGATTGTCAATAATTATCCGATCGAAGAACTAAAAGCATTAGGCGCAGATATTGTGATTGGAGTCGACGTTCAAGATGGATTAAAAGATATAGATGCCATCAGTGGTGCTGCGGATGTGTTGTTGCAAATTTCCAATTATTCAACCATCAATCAGATGAAGAATAAGATTGGAGAAACGGACATCTACATCAAACCCGATATTTCGGGGTATACCGTAGTCTCTTTTGAAGATGGGAAAGCAATTATTCAACGTGGGGTTGCAGCGGCTGAAACGAAATTGGACGAAATAAAGAAAATTGGTGGGAAAAAGGATGTATTGCAGAAGCAATTTGTACCGAAATACACCGATAAAATATATGTAAATTCAATTGATATTAATGGATTAACTCGATATACACAACGTTATGTCCACGGAAAGTTAGGGTTTAAACCGAATAGTATGGTGACGTTTGATGAACTTGAAAAAGGAATAGATCAGCTGAACGGAACGGACAACTTTAGCAGCATATCTTATCGCTTTGATGCGAATGGAGAGGGAGATGAATTGGTCTTGGATTTAGTTGAAAATCCAACGAAACGCTATTTAAAATTAGGTGTTCACTATGACGGGTTATACAAATCAGCTGCCTTATTAAACATAACACAGAAGAATCTATTGATGAAAAGTGATGTGGCTTCTTTAGATGTTGCTGTTGGGGATAATGTGCGTTACAATTTCAATTATTTCGTGGATAATGGATTTTATTGGAGTGTAGGGATTAACTCAAAATACAATCAATTTAGTCATGACTTACGCTTTAAAATGCTATTGAAAAATGACCATTTTGAATTGCCTTCCGATATTGATCTCGCTAGTTTGCCTGCGAAGTTTAATGTCGATTATAAAGACTTAGAAAATCGCTTGGTTTTTCAAACGTTTTATCAACAGAAATTCCTATTAGCAGCAGGATTAGAGCATCGTTACTTCGATATTAAGAGCAATACGCTGAATGTAAAAGAAAGCAATTTTGATCGCAGTACTTATTTGGGCGCATTTGCAAATTTTACTTTTGATACCTATGACAATAAGTATTTTCCACGCAAAGGATTTATGTTCAAAGGAGAGTACAAAAACTACTTCTACTCGTCAGATTACCTCGATAATTTCCAGAACTTTTCGATGGTTACTGGGCAGGTGGGGTATGCAACGCGCCTAGCAGATAAATTGTTTGTCGATTTGCGTTCACGTGTGGGGGCAACCATTGGCAATACACCTTCTATGGGCTTCATGTATTTTCTAGGAGGATATGGATTTGCTGATCGTGATAATCTTATTCCTTTTTATGGGTATGATTTGTTGAGCATAGCTGGTAATTCGTATATCACAGGATCATTGAACTTAGATTACGAAATCTTTAAAAAGCATCACATCAACTTTTCTGCAAACCTAGCGAATGTAGGAGAAGATATCTTTTCTGGCTCTGAATGGTTGTTTAAATCAAAGTATTCAGGGTATGCGATAGGGTATGGGATGCAAACGATGATTGGGCCTATTGAAGTGAAATACAGCTATTCACCAGATACAGGAGGAAGCTATACTTATTTCTCTGTTGGCTTTTGGTTTTAG
- a CDS encoding homogentisate 1,2-dioxygenase produces MPLYHRLGSIPPKRHTIFRKENGDLYYEQLFGTVGFDGMSTNMYHVHRPTQVKEIRKQYSVAPKIAKANNIQSYRLRGFQVEPENDFLESRKAVLTNSDCTIVLAAPKKSMEDYFYKNTDSDELIFIHKGSGTLRTFLGNLTFKYGDYLVVPRGMIYKMDFDTEDNRLFIVESKHPFYTPKRYRNWFGQLMEHSPFCERDIRRPENLETYDEKGDFLIKLRKQDEIFEMVYATHPFDVVGYDGYNYPYAFSIHDFEPITGRIHQPPPVHQTFETAGFVVCSFVPRLYDYHPDAIPAPYNHSNIDSDEVLYYVDGDFMSRNDIAPGHISLHPAGIPHGPHPGAAERSIGKTVTEELAVMVDTFKPLMVTEEAMKIADEKYYQSWLEE; encoded by the coding sequence ATGCCTTTATATCATCGCTTAGGGAGTATTCCCCCTAAACGTCATACGATTTTCCGTAAGGAAAACGGTGACTTATACTATGAACAATTGTTTGGTACAGTTGGTTTTGACGGAATGTCAACAAATATGTACCATGTACACCGACCGACACAGGTGAAAGAAATACGTAAACAGTATTCAGTTGCACCTAAAATTGCGAAAGCAAATAACATTCAATCTTACCGACTAAGAGGATTCCAGGTAGAACCCGAAAATGATTTTTTAGAAAGCCGAAAAGCAGTTTTGACCAATAGTGACTGTACCATTGTATTAGCGGCTCCTAAGAAATCAATGGAGGACTATTTCTACAAGAATACCGATTCTGATGAATTGATTTTTATCCATAAAGGATCAGGAACCCTGCGTACTTTTTTAGGAAACTTAACCTTTAAGTATGGCGATTACTTAGTTGTTCCAAGAGGAATGATTTATAAAATGGATTTTGATACCGAAGATAATCGTTTGTTTATCGTGGAATCTAAGCATCCGTTTTATACACCTAAACGTTATAGAAACTGGTTTGGACAATTGATGGAGCACTCTCCTTTCTGTGAAAGAGATATCCGTCGACCAGAAAACCTAGAAACTTATGACGAAAAAGGAGATTTTTTAATCAAGTTGAGAAAACAAGATGAAATCTTCGAAATGGTGTATGCAACGCATCCTTTTGACGTTGTAGGCTATGATGGATATAACTATCCGTATGCCTTTTCAATTCACGATTTTGAGCCGATTACCGGACGTATTCACCAACCACCTCCAGTACATCAAACATTCGAAACTGCTGGTTTCGTCGTTTGTTCTTTTGTGCCGAGATTATACGACTATCACCCAGATGCTATTCCTGCTCCTTACAATCACAGTAATATTGACAGTGATGAGGTGTTGTACTATGTTGATGGTGATTTTATGAGTCGTAATGATATCGCACCAGGTCATATTTCATTGCACCCTGCAGGTATTCCACACGGACCACATCCAGGTGCTGCAGAGCGTTCAATCGGAAAAACCGTTACAGAAGAGTTAGCCGTAATGGTGGATACTTTTAAACCGTTGATGGTAACAGAAGAAGCAATGAAGATTGCCGATGAAAAGTACTACCAATCGTGGTTAGAAGAATAA
- the hppD gene encoding 4-hydroxyphenylpyruvate dioxygenase, whose protein sequence is MSKEVKSVEFGLEKIFEGAQDFLPLLGTDYVEFIVGNAKQAAHFYKTAFGFQSLAYAGLETGVKDRASYVLVQDKIRIVLTTPLTAESELNDHIVKHGDGIKVVALWVEDARKAYEETTSRGAKSYMEPVVEKDEFGETVRAGIYTYGETVHMFVERKNYTGVFLPGFVKWESEYNPKPVGLKYVDHMVGNVGWNEMNTWVKWYEDVMGFVNFLSFDDKQINTEYSALMSKVMSNGNGRIKFPINEPAEGAKRSQVEEYLDFYNGPGVQHIAVATDDIIKTVGEMRARGVEFLSAPPQAYYDAIPGRLGVHMDMMKEDIKELQKLSILVDADEEGYLLQIFTKPVEDRPTLFFEIIQRMGARGFGAGNFKALFESIEREQELRGTL, encoded by the coding sequence ATGAGTAAAGAAGTAAAGTCGGTTGAATTTGGCTTAGAAAAAATATTTGAAGGAGCGCAAGATTTCTTGCCTTTATTAGGAACAGATTACGTTGAATTTATCGTTGGGAACGCGAAACAAGCGGCTCATTTTTATAAAACAGCGTTTGGTTTCCAATCATTAGCGTATGCAGGATTAGAAACAGGAGTGAAAGACAGAGCATCTTATGTATTAGTACAAGATAAAATCCGCATCGTTTTAACTACACCCTTAACAGCGGAGTCTGAATTAAATGACCATATCGTAAAACACGGAGATGGAATTAAAGTAGTTGCACTTTGGGTAGAAGATGCACGTAAAGCATACGAAGAAACAACAAGCCGTGGAGCTAAATCATACATGGAGCCAGTTGTTGAAAAAGACGAGTTTGGTGAAACAGTTCGCGCTGGTATCTATACATACGGTGAAACTGTTCACATGTTTGTTGAAAGAAAAAATTATACAGGTGTATTCTTACCTGGTTTCGTTAAATGGGAAAGCGAATACAATCCAAAACCAGTTGGATTGAAATACGTGGATCACATGGTAGGAAACGTGGGATGGAATGAAATGAATACGTGGGTAAAATGGTACGAAGACGTAATGGGATTCGTAAACTTCTTATCTTTTGATGATAAACAAATTAATACAGAATATTCTGCTTTGATGAGTAAAGTAATGTCAAACGGTAATGGACGTATTAAATTCCCTATCAACGAACCTGCTGAAGGAGCGAAAAGATCACAAGTAGAAGAATATTTAGATTTCTATAACGGTCCTGGAGTTCAGCACATTGCTGTTGCAACAGATGATATCATCAAAACAGTTGGTGAAATGAGAGCAAGAGGAGTTGAGTTTTTATCTGCTCCACCACAAGCGTACTATGATGCAATTCCTGGTCGTTTAGGAGTTCACATGGATATGATGAAAGAAGATATCAAAGAATTACAAAAATTGAGTATCTTAGTTGACGCTGATGAAGAAGGATATTTATTACAAATCTTTACAAAACCAGTAGAGGATCGTCCAACTTTATTCTTTGAAATTATTCAAAGAATGGGTGCAAGAGGATTCGGTGCAGGTAACTTCAAGGCGCTTTTCGAATCAATTGAGCGTGAGCAAGAGTTGAGAGGAACGTTATAA
- a CDS encoding DUF3108 domain-containing protein, translating to MKKVLFVFYTFLLCALTTFAQTKPQAFKAGEYLKFRVSYGILNAGIAELTLSETTYKGKSMYHAKGIGYTTGLSKVFFKVYDDYQSYFDKDQVVPYRFIRKIDEGGYTKDQEGFFDYTKKNVLVKDYEKKKESTYPIVSEVQDIVSAFYYLRNHPKLDNLKKNEAVEIDMFFDGEVFRFKLLYLGTTELKTKFGKVKALSFRPYVMAGRVFKEKESLTVWVSADANKVPLRIKASLAVGSLKADLEEYKGLVSTLKTEK from the coding sequence ATGAAAAAAGTATTATTTGTTTTTTATACCTTCCTATTATGTGCACTAACTACTTTTGCACAAACGAAACCTCAAGCGTTTAAAGCGGGAGAATACTTGAAATTCAGAGTGTCCTATGGTATTTTGAATGCAGGTATTGCAGAACTGACCTTATCTGAAACAACCTACAAAGGAAAAAGTATGTACCATGCCAAAGGTATTGGCTATACTACTGGGCTTTCTAAGGTTTTCTTTAAAGTGTATGACGATTATCAAAGTTATTTCGATAAAGATCAAGTTGTCCCCTATCGTTTTATCCGAAAAATTGATGAAGGCGGTTATACCAAAGACCAAGAAGGGTTCTTCGATTATACCAAAAAAAATGTACTCGTAAAAGATTACGAGAAAAAGAAAGAAAGTACCTATCCTATTGTTTCTGAAGTACAGGATATTGTATCTGCCTTTTATTACCTGAGAAATCACCCGAAATTAGATAATTTAAAAAAGAACGAAGCCGTTGAAATTGATATGTTTTTCGATGGAGAAGTGTTTCGTTTTAAATTGTTATACCTGGGTACAACAGAATTAAAAACTAAATTTGGGAAAGTAAAAGCCTTGAGTTTTAGACCTTATGTAATGGCAGGACGTGTATTCAAAGAAAAAGAAAGTTTGACTGTTTGGGTTTCTGCTGATGCGAATAAAGTTCCATTGCGAATCAAAGCAAGTTTAGCAGTTGGTTCGCTAAAAGCAGATTTAGAAGAGTACAAAGGATTAGTTTCAACGTTAAAAACAGAAAAGTAA
- a CDS encoding M23 family metallopeptidase, whose translation MLLAGLLLFSSCKKEGEIEVSTDTENETVEEIVAELYGFNLKDYVVSEDTIRSGDNLGKIFGNYNLNASDVHNIVTKVKDTINVRGIRAGQPYTLIKYKNNPDKLAAFVYHPNISGYQVIDLRDTITAYTKTYPVTIKRRTVASTIDGSLSMSLSKEGVDQSLATRMSQIFAWSIDFFKLQPEDRFAVTIEEKYINDTVYVGISKVEAAYFNYRGKDLYSFPYQRTGAKGKDYYDEEGRPMKSMFLKAPLKFFRITSRYTKSRFHPVQKTWKSHNGTDYAAPTGTPIMTTASGVVERTGYTAGNGNYVKVKHNGTYSTQYLHMSKILVRKGQFVEQGQSIGLVGSTGLATGPHVCYRFWKNGVQVDPLGQVLPNSEPMDKKDIPAFKEHIQPLKAELDAVIKEKFNK comes from the coding sequence ATGTTGTTAGCAGGCTTGCTTCTTTTTTCTTCTTGTAAAAAAGAAGGAGAAATAGAAGTGAGTACGGATACGGAAAATGAAACAGTAGAGGAGATTGTCGCTGAATTGTATGGGTTTAATTTGAAGGACTATGTGGTATCAGAAGATACGATTAGGTCTGGAGATAACCTCGGGAAGATTTTTGGCAATTATAACCTCAATGCTTCGGACGTACACAATATTGTTACCAAAGTAAAAGATACAATCAATGTTCGAGGAATTCGTGCAGGACAACCGTATACGTTGATTAAATACAAAAATAACCCAGATAAATTAGCTGCATTTGTTTATCATCCTAATATTTCAGGTTATCAAGTGATTGATCTTCGCGATACGATTACAGCTTATACAAAAACATATCCTGTAACGATTAAAAGAAGAACAGTTGCTTCTACAATTGATGGATCGCTATCGATGAGTTTGAGCAAAGAAGGAGTGGATCAATCACTAGCAACGCGTATGTCGCAAATTTTTGCCTGGTCGATTGACTTCTTTAAATTACAACCGGAAGATCGCTTTGCTGTAACGATTGAAGAAAAATACATTAACGATACGGTTTATGTTGGAATTTCAAAAGTGGAAGCGGCTTATTTCAACTATAGAGGAAAGGATTTATATTCATTCCCATACCAAAGAACTGGAGCGAAAGGCAAGGATTATTACGATGAAGAGGGACGTCCAATGAAGAGTATGTTCTTAAAAGCACCATTGAAGTTCTTTAGAATTACCTCAAGATATACGAAGAGCCGATTCCACCCAGTTCAGAAAACATGGAAATCCCATAACGGAACGGATTATGCTGCTCCAACAGGAACGCCAATTATGACTACTGCCTCTGGAGTGGTAGAACGCACGGGATATACAGCAGGAAACGGAAACTATGTGAAGGTAAAACACAACGGTACTTATTCTACACAATATTTGCACATGTCTAAGATCTTAGTGAGAAAAGGACAGTTTGTAGAACAAGGACAATCTATCGGACTTGTTGGTAGTACGGGATTAGCCACAGGACCACACGTGTGTTATCGCTTTTGGAAAAATGGAGTACAAGTAGATCCTCTAGGTCAGGTTCTACCAAACTCAGAACCCATGGATAAAAAAGATATCCCCGCTTTTAAAGAGCATATTCAACCTTTAAAAGCAGAGTTAGATGCTGTGATTAAAGAAAAATTTAATAAATAA